Proteins encoded by one window of Oligoflexus sp.:
- a CDS encoding hydrogen peroxide-inducible genes activator, whose product MTLTQLSYIVAVATHGSFGMAARKCHVTQPTLSMQIQKLEDLLGVLIFDRSKQPVVLTPIGARLVEQARIILREAERLQEIVREESGQIQGDFRLGIIPTIAPYLLPLFLQKFMDRYPTVNLTVEELETAAIVQRLKEDTLDAGILATPLHDNSILENRLYDEPFFVCFSKKDELAQKKVLHEKDLPLERILLLNEGNCLRDQMINLCQFKAQSQEKTQRLHFESGSLTTLIRLVEQGSGFTIVPYLALDTVPVGNCITRPFAEPQPMREISLIVRRTYVKHNILEALRKEVLAHLPEQLLEYQKHKGRLIEFQWA is encoded by the coding sequence ATGACCCTGACGCAGCTGAGTTACATCGTTGCGGTGGCCACGCACGGAAGTTTCGGAATGGCCGCTCGCAAATGTCATGTGACCCAGCCGACGCTCAGCATGCAGATCCAAAAGCTTGAGGATCTGCTCGGCGTCCTTATTTTTGATCGTTCCAAGCAGCCCGTGGTCCTGACTCCCATCGGGGCCCGGCTGGTGGAACAGGCTCGTATCATCCTGAGAGAGGCCGAGCGCCTCCAGGAAATCGTACGTGAAGAGTCCGGACAGATTCAGGGGGACTTTCGCCTGGGAATCATTCCGACGATCGCCCCCTATCTGCTGCCACTCTTTCTGCAAAAATTCATGGATCGTTATCCGACCGTGAACCTGACCGTCGAAGAACTGGAAACCGCCGCGATCGTGCAGCGTCTGAAAGAGGACACGCTCGATGCCGGCATCCTCGCCACGCCGCTGCATGACAACAGCATCCTGGAAAATCGGCTCTATGATGAACCCTTCTTCGTCTGCTTCTCCAAAAAGGACGAGCTGGCCCAGAAAAAAGTCCTGCATGAGAAAGATTTGCCATTGGAACGCATACTGCTGCTGAACGAAGGCAATTGCCTGCGGGATCAGATGATCAACCTCTGTCAATTCAAAGCGCAGTCCCAGGAGAAAACGCAGCGGCTGCATTTTGAAAGCGGAAGCTTGACCACGCTGATCCGTCTTGTGGAACAGGGGTCAGGCTTTACCATCGTCCCTTATCTGGCGCTGGATACCGTCCCTGTCGGCAACTGCATCACCCGGCCTTTTGCCGAGCCCCAGCCGATGCGGGAAATCAGTTTGATCGTACGCCGCACTTATGTGAAACATAATATCCTCGAAGCTCTGCGCAAAGAGGTGCTGGCCCATCTTCCGGAGCAGCTTCTCGAATATCAGAAGCACAAGGGTCGCCTGATCGAATTCCAATGGGCGTGA
- a CDS encoding HAD-IG family 5'-nucleotidase produces the protein MQKLKKHQKIYVNRSLNMASIKSIGFDMDHTLVLYNRENFENLAFHETVKKFVANGYPEELLKLKFDPDFVIRGLLVDRDRGNLLKVDSHKYVKVAFHGHRKLDKQERYELYNAKSFKADDYLTVDTFFAQSEVQLFTEIVDYMRRHPGQIQKSYRQVYSDLREWIDLSHQDGSIKSRVLAEPEKYIDRDKNLVETLVKLLDGGKKLFVITNSDWSYTNAVMTYLLDGLHPDFPSWRDYFEHIIVSAGKPNFFTGSNPFYEVVTEKEGLLKQHRGSFLPKQVYHGGNAILFERLTQQKGDQILYCGDHIYGDIQRSKELFNWRTLLVVQELEDQLSKQEKLQPDFERIMETIHREEEIQDEAQSLRSEIGNLQRRLKMVGSDKQKEVKQQQRLKDYIEQLAKKEQQLEEIHKQIKMQIEAREKALHPIWGELMRTSLEKSRFAKQVESYACLYTSRVTSLRFYSCSQKYRSYRDMMPHDM, from the coding sequence ATGCAAAAACTAAAGAAACATCAGAAAATTTACGTCAACCGTTCCCTGAATATGGCATCCATCAAGTCCATCGGCTTTGATATGGATCATACCCTCGTGCTTTATAACCGCGAGAATTTTGAAAACCTCGCCTTCCATGAAACCGTGAAAAAATTCGTGGCCAACGGTTATCCCGAGGAACTCCTGAAGCTCAAGTTCGATCCCGACTTCGTGATCCGGGGCCTTTTGGTCGATCGCGATCGCGGCAACCTCCTGAAAGTCGATTCCCATAAATATGTTAAGGTCGCGTTCCACGGTCATCGCAAACTCGATAAGCAGGAACGCTACGAACTCTACAACGCCAAGAGCTTCAAGGCTGACGATTACCTGACCGTCGACACCTTCTTCGCCCAGAGCGAAGTGCAGCTCTTCACCGAGATCGTCGACTACATGCGGCGGCATCCGGGCCAGATTCAAAAAAGCTATCGGCAGGTTTACTCCGATCTGCGCGAATGGATCGACCTCTCGCATCAGGATGGTTCGATCAAATCCCGCGTGCTCGCCGAGCCGGAAAAATATATCGACCGGGATAAAAACCTGGTGGAAACCCTGGTGAAGCTTCTGGATGGCGGCAAAAAACTGTTCGTGATCACCAACTCGGACTGGTCGTACACCAATGCGGTCATGACCTATCTGCTCGACGGCCTGCATCCCGACTTCCCGAGCTGGCGCGATTATTTCGAGCACATCATCGTGAGCGCGGGCAAGCCCAATTTCTTCACCGGCAGCAATCCCTTCTATGAGGTGGTGACCGAGAAGGAAGGGCTCCTGAAGCAGCATCGCGGCAGCTTCCTGCCGAAGCAGGTCTATCACGGCGGCAATGCCATCCTCTTTGAACGGCTGACCCAGCAGAAGGGTGATCAGATCCTTTACTGCGGTGATCACATCTACGGCGATATTCAGCGCTCCAAGGAGCTTTTCAACTGGCGGACCCTTCTGGTCGTCCAGGAGCTTGAGGATCAGCTGAGCAAGCAGGAAAAACTGCAGCCGGACTTCGAGCGCATCATGGAGACCATCCATCGCGAAGAGGAAATCCAGGACGAGGCGCAGTCCCTGCGCTCCGAAATCGGTAACCTTCAGCGTCGTCTGAAGATGGTCGGCAGCGATAAGCAGAAGGAAGTGAAGCAGCAGCAGAGGCTCAAGGATTACATCGAGCAGCTCGCTAAAAAAGAGCAGCAGCTTGAGGAAATCCATAAGCAGATCAAAATGCAGATTGAAGCGCGGGAAAAGGCCCTGCATCCCATCTGGGGTGAGCTGATGCGGACGAGCCTGGAGAAGAGCCGTTTTGCGAAGCAGGTCGAGTCCTACGCCTGCCTTTACACCAGTCGTGTGACCAGCCTGCGCTTTTATTCATGCAGCCAGAAATATCGCTCCTATCGCGATATGATGCCCCATGACATGTAA
- a CDS encoding tetratricopeptide repeat protein — protein sequence MKHALIQLLVWLTLVLTAGLPALHAESEITYESALNDFRANRIRESARALKAILLKEPKNREAAMLLGTIYYQNHKLKKAYYLFEKGDASLLNADNAFAWGSTYLEFDEDKKAVLGFRYIIKNRAPFRPFATYYLGVIAYKAAQWQKARKYFQKVNPEDLTVSLRVNRRRYLADIKKQQDKLLESIIGGASQSGQDLSGPQVPVATPMPPKDSGTEEDLTAPLANALQVERDDAKGWRHSFRPSLMLAQQTQLADNHGLNHDNVNLFAHREGVSGLLNYDSGRKSGGLVGGISYSLGDIGFAAQLEEVKYFTLEDTSGVFLSQARSEQNETSGFVSLEPSLGVYLSENLRLDLTVGVRGYFPEYDYQQAWGQGSQELGLRYEGADTELGLELTALQPFDEQQKKEALDLAGRADVEQQFGDLRLTFQAYGWQTDHASFLSPNRFRLILADPTLRYRTGFVSEVGAAAGLLLNVFSETTIQLRLEGLEREPLNGARLNRLRSVDSVESVAYGAGKSLVSLNIPLGDSASITGSAAYHLLTDYHYTELDTTGLPVQDYVTDVEQIIYQAGAVISFAEWIRLSGSYTVTSNNFVAKTANDREFRRRNPDYTVDADFYLELAKSF from the coding sequence ATGAAACATGCGCTGATTCAACTGCTGGTATGGTTGACCCTCGTGCTGACAGCGGGCCTGCCTGCCCTGCACGCGGAAAGCGAAATCACCTATGAGTCCGCGTTGAATGATTTTCGGGCCAACCGCATCCGGGAATCCGCCCGGGCTTTGAAGGCGATCCTTTTGAAAGAGCCGAAAAACCGGGAAGCGGCCATGCTCCTTGGGACCATCTACTATCAAAACCATAAGCTGAAAAAAGCCTACTACCTTTTTGAGAAGGGCGATGCGAGCCTTTTGAATGCGGACAACGCCTTTGCCTGGGGATCGACTTATCTGGAATTCGATGAGGATAAGAAAGCCGTCCTGGGTTTTCGCTACATCATCAAGAACAGGGCACCTTTTCGTCCCTTTGCCACCTATTATCTGGGCGTGATCGCCTACAAGGCCGCACAGTGGCAGAAGGCCCGCAAATATTTTCAGAAGGTGAATCCTGAAGACCTGACGGTATCGCTGCGCGTCAATCGACGCCGTTATCTTGCGGATATCAAAAAGCAGCAGGATAAGCTGCTCGAATCCATCATCGGGGGCGCGAGTCAAAGCGGTCAGGATCTGTCCGGTCCCCAGGTGCCTGTGGCCACGCCCATGCCCCCCAAGGATAGCGGAACGGAAGAGGATCTGACGGCGCCCTTGGCCAATGCCCTTCAGGTGGAACGCGATGATGCCAAGGGTTGGCGCCATAGCTTTCGGCCTTCCCTGATGCTGGCCCAGCAGACTCAGCTGGCGGATAATCATGGGCTGAATCATGACAACGTGAATCTCTTCGCCCATCGCGAGGGTGTCAGTGGTCTTCTGAATTATGATTCCGGGCGGAAGAGCGGCGGCCTCGTCGGCGGCATTTCGTATAGCCTGGGCGATATTGGTTTTGCCGCGCAGCTGGAAGAGGTGAAGTATTTCACGCTGGAAGACACCTCGGGTGTGTTTCTTTCCCAGGCCCGTTCCGAGCAGAATGAAACGAGCGGCTTTGTCAGTCTCGAACCGAGCCTTGGTGTTTATCTCAGCGAGAATCTGCGCCTGGATCTGACCGTCGGGGTGCGCGGCTACTTTCCTGAGTATGATTATCAGCAGGCCTGGGGTCAGGGTTCCCAGGAGCTTGGTCTGCGCTATGAAGGGGCGGATACCGAACTGGGCCTTGAGTTAACGGCCCTGCAGCCCTTTGATGAACAGCAGAAAAAAGAAGCCCTGGATCTGGCCGGGCGCGCCGACGTCGAACAGCAGTTCGGTGATCTGCGCCTTACCTTCCAGGCCTACGGCTGGCAAACCGATCACGCGAGCTTTTTGAGCCCGAACCGCTTCCGCCTGATCCTGGCTGATCCCACGCTCCGTTATCGCACGGGTTTTGTCAGTGAAGTGGGCGCCGCAGCGGGCCTGCTTCTGAACGTCTTCAGCGAAACCACGATCCAGCTGAGACTCGAAGGCTTGGAGCGGGAGCCATTGAATGGCGCGCGATTGAATCGCCTGCGGAGTGTGGATAGCGTGGAGTCGGTCGCCTATGGGGCTGGCAAATCGCTGGTCAGTTTGAATATACCTTTGGGTGACAGCGCGAGCATCACAGGATCGGCGGCTTACCATCTGCTCACGGATTATCATTATACAGAACTCGATACCACAGGTCTTCCCGTGCAGGATTACGTCACCGACGTGGAGCAGATCATCTACCAGGCCGGGGCCGTGATCTCCTTTGCCGAATGGATTCGACTCTCGGGGTCCTATACGGTTACATCGAACAACTTCGTTGCGAAGACGGCTAACGATCGGGAATTCCGTCGCCGCAATCCCGATTACACGGTCGATGCCGACTTCTATTTGGAACTAGCGAAGTCTTTTTGA
- a CDS encoding tetratricopeptide repeat protein — MKAQEEFSQRRFVEALQIYRSYLREHPEDQDTWTRFAATYYHTGQARQALDYLRRSKPSNRLRGFNLYYQALCFDATGDRMRAKRYLARVSKLDEPLAEDALFELAAMEFEDADTTAARAAAEEYMKRFPQGRFRAPVDLILNRMAVAGKIEVPGTQHARYRTSFFEQHPLSLLSVPHFWYYQLGYYYERSERSNPGYERETPVVKTGIASEAFKIVANAGLGLGPFKGNGTESYVGYIYEQDWLSDGDRLKVWTEDPGDVQYFPFRPDLMERRHRLFVETSGQSGDFLFGVYGHWQFYRSGSEYFPAPERPEIRQAFDVGTENLLAPWVEWSYHPQHSARFYLLFRKYLDRRESDSSFKTYSLFGSSIDPFVSGALEHNSNFPKLWGMKLTAELFQHQYAFNDFFYSYTSRGVAGLVRVSPWPFLHLSGRAAYSQEDYTYDTIQSLGCGRTAGTAAVCQRLEKTINFGGSVSYINNKQQALSLIGHYRDHKNDTLKVYNESRFDVLFQFTQAFPTLNQAGPYIEPFRGIADSRGAY; from the coding sequence GTGAAGGCACAAGAAGAGTTTTCCCAAAGACGTTTCGTTGAAGCCTTGCAAATCTATCGCAGCTATCTGCGCGAGCATCCGGAAGATCAGGATACCTGGACACGATTCGCAGCCACCTACTATCACACAGGCCAGGCGCGTCAGGCACTGGATTATTTGCGGCGCTCGAAACCATCCAATCGCCTGCGTGGCTTTAATCTTTATTATCAGGCTCTGTGTTTCGATGCGACAGGGGATCGCATGCGCGCCAAACGTTATTTGGCGCGGGTCAGTAAATTGGACGAGCCTCTGGCCGAGGATGCGCTCTTCGAACTCGCCGCGATGGAATTTGAAGATGCCGATACCACCGCCGCACGGGCCGCGGCCGAAGAGTATATGAAACGCTTCCCACAAGGTCGCTTTCGCGCGCCTGTGGATTTGATTCTGAATCGCATGGCTGTGGCCGGTAAAATCGAAGTGCCGGGAACGCAGCATGCGCGTTATCGCACCAGCTTCTTCGAACAGCATCCGCTCTCGCTCCTCTCGGTTCCGCATTTTTGGTATTACCAGCTCGGTTATTACTACGAGCGCAGCGAGCGTTCGAATCCTGGTTACGAACGCGAAACGCCTGTCGTCAAAACCGGCATCGCTTCGGAAGCTTTTAAGATCGTCGCCAATGCCGGACTCGGGCTCGGGCCTTTCAAAGGCAACGGCACCGAAAGTTACGTGGGTTACATCTATGAGCAGGATTGGTTGAGCGATGGTGATCGGCTCAAGGTTTGGACCGAGGATCCAGGTGATGTGCAGTACTTTCCCTTCCGTCCGGATCTGATGGAGCGGCGTCATCGGTTGTTCGTCGAAACATCGGGACAGTCGGGCGACTTTCTCTTCGGTGTCTATGGTCACTGGCAGTTTTACCGCTCGGGCTCCGAATATTTTCCGGCGCCTGAACGTCCTGAAATTCGCCAGGCCTTTGATGTCGGCACGGAGAATCTGCTCGCGCCCTGGGTGGAATGGAGCTATCACCCCCAGCACAGCGCTCGCTTTTATCTCCTCTTCAGAAAGTATCTCGATCGGCGCGAAAGCGATTCCAGCTTCAAGACCTATAGCCTTTTCGGTTCGAGCATCGACCCCTTCGTCAGTGGAGCGCTGGAGCATAACAGCAACTTCCCGAAACTCTGGGGCATGAAGCTGACCGCCGAACTCTTCCAGCATCAGTACGCCTTCAACGACTTCTTTTACAGCTATACGAGCCGCGGGGTCGCCGGCCTCGTCCGCGTCAGCCCTTGGCCCTTCCTGCACCTCAGCGGGCGCGCTGCCTACTCGCAGGAGGACTATACCTATGACACGATCCAGAGTCTCGGCTGCGGCCGGACCGCTGGGACCGCGGCCGTCTGTCAAAGACTCGAAAAAACGATAAATTTCGGGGGTTCGGTCAGCTATATCAATAACAAGCAGCAGGCTCTCAGTTTGATAGGTCACTACCGCGACCACAAAAATGATACATTGAAGGTATACAATGAAAGCCGGTTCGATGTGCTCTTCCAGTTTACCCAGGCCTTCCCAACGCTGAATCAGGCCGGGCCGTACATCGAGCCGTTCCGCGGTATCGCTGACTCCAGGGGAGCCTACTGA
- a CDS encoding PP2C family serine/threonine-protein phosphatase, with amino-acid sequence MRIEMHGATDMGRVRKNNQDSLFFNAELGLLIVADGIGGRKGGEVASATAVNGIKEAYLNCDSLRHEEVEPFLIKSIDQVNKDIIAKGVATPGLEGMATTLNAILFVGEKAFICHMGDSRTYLYFKQHLWQLTLDHNIENYVERGWLPDGSLAVNPKPGALVRALGLSAQCEVDIYELKLQPGEILLTCSDGLTGMVNDRRILRIIKEYENKLYELPQRLIQEANEAGGQDNVTVVISSIMRG; translated from the coding sequence TTGCGTATCGAAATGCATGGCGCGACCGACATGGGTCGAGTCCGCAAAAACAATCAGGACAGTCTCTTCTTCAATGCTGAATTGGGGCTTTTGATCGTTGCTGATGGCATTGGTGGAAGAAAAGGCGGTGAGGTTGCCTCGGCGACGGCCGTCAACGGCATCAAGGAAGCCTATCTGAACTGTGACAGTCTCAGGCACGAGGAAGTGGAACCCTTCCTGATCAAAAGCATCGACCAGGTGAACAAGGATATCATTGCCAAAGGCGTCGCAACGCCAGGACTCGAAGGCATGGCGACGACTCTGAATGCCATCCTCTTCGTCGGTGAAAAGGCTTTCATCTGCCACATGGGTGACTCGCGCACCTACCTTTATTTCAAGCAGCACCTTTGGCAATTGACGCTCGATCATAACATTGAAAACTACGTGGAACGCGGCTGGCTGCCGGATGGTTCCCTGGCTGTGAATCCCAAGCCGGGAGCTCTGGTGCGGGCCCTGGGACTTTCCGCCCAATGTGAAGTGGATATCTACGAACTCAAGCTGCAGCCGGGTGAAATACTGCTGACCTGTTCGGATGGGCTCACGGGTATGGTGAATGATCGCCGCATCCTGCGCATCATCAAGGAATATGAAAACAAGCTTTATGAGCTGCCGCAGAGGTTGATCCAGGAGGCCAACGAAGCTGGTGGCCAGGATAATGTAACGGTCGTGATTTCTTCGATCATGCGGGGTTAA
- the ahpF gene encoding alkyl hydroperoxide reductase subunit F — MLDKDLKEQLQGVFAELKPSIELAVDASDHNQQAELLDFLRDLASTSPKISVKVGAEKSPVPRFRILRDGSSTGISFRGIPGGHEFTSLVLAILNSAGQGKLPDSGLTNRIRSLPDGTHIRTYISLSCENCPDVVQALNQIALAHGNLSHEMVDGGMVPEELEKLKIQGVPSVVVGNELIHSGRSNLAELLTKLESKLGTQKKSVKPVNLGHYDVAVIGAGPAGASAAIYSARKGLKTIVIAEKIGGQVQETKDIENLISVVKTEGPILAAALDKHMAAYNIQVLEHRRVEEVNTGKKRELIFNSGERLTTDTLIVASGAKWRELNIPGEKEYIGRGVAFCPHCDGPYYKGKKVAVVGGGNSGVEAAIDLAGICSSVVLYEFLDKLKADQVLIDKLKSLPNVKIVMEARTTEVVGNGEKVVGLRYEDRQTKKEHEEKLDGIFVQIGLSPNSGFIKDIVTVNRFGEIIVDEKGRTSMPGIYAAGDVTTVPYKQIVIAMGEGAKVALAAFEDRMRGEI; from the coding sequence ATGCTGGATAAAGATCTAAAAGAACAACTTCAAGGTGTTTTCGCTGAACTGAAACCTTCCATCGAACTCGCTGTGGATGCCAGCGATCACAATCAGCAGGCTGAACTTTTGGACTTTTTAAGGGACCTTGCTTCCACCAGTCCGAAGATTTCGGTCAAAGTCGGAGCTGAGAAATCGCCTGTGCCGCGCTTCCGCATTCTGCGCGATGGAAGCTCCACGGGCATCAGTTTCCGCGGGATTCCCGGCGGCCATGAGTTCACCTCTTTGGTCCTCGCCATCCTGAATAGCGCCGGTCAGGGCAAGCTGCCTGACAGTGGTCTGACCAACAGGATCCGAAGCCTGCCGGACGGAACGCACATCCGCACCTATATCAGCCTGAGCTGTGAAAACTGCCCGGATGTGGTGCAGGCTCTGAACCAGATCGCCCTCGCACATGGCAATCTGAGCCATGAAATGGTCGATGGCGGAATGGTTCCCGAGGAACTGGAAAAACTGAAGATTCAAGGCGTGCCCAGCGTCGTCGTGGGCAATGAACTGATCCATTCGGGTCGTTCGAATCTTGCCGAGCTTCTGACCAAGCTCGAAAGCAAACTCGGCACCCAGAAAAAATCGGTCAAGCCGGTGAACCTGGGACACTATGATGTCGCCGTGATCGGCGCTGGCCCAGCCGGAGCGTCCGCGGCGATCTACAGCGCGCGCAAAGGGCTGAAAACGATCGTGATCGCCGAAAAAATCGGCGGCCAGGTCCAGGAAACCAAGGATATCGAAAACCTCATTTCGGTGGTCAAAACCGAAGGTCCGATCCTGGCTGCGGCCCTTGATAAACACATGGCCGCGTATAACATCCAAGTTTTGGAACACCGCCGCGTGGAAGAAGTGAACACGGGTAAGAAGCGTGAACTGATTTTCAACAGCGGCGAACGTTTGACGACCGACACCCTGATCGTGGCCTCAGGCGCCAAGTGGCGGGAACTGAATATTCCTGGCGAAAAGGAATACATCGGCCGCGGCGTGGCCTTCTGCCCGCACTGTGATGGTCCTTATTACAAAGGCAAGAAAGTTGCGGTCGTCGGCGGCGGCAACTCCGGTGTCGAAGCGGCGATTGACCTCGCGGGCATCTGCTCTTCGGTCGTGCTCTATGAGTTCCTGGACAAGCTCAAGGCTGACCAGGTCCTCATCGATAAGCTGAAATCGCTGCCCAACGTCAAGATCGTGATGGAAGCGCGCACCACTGAAGTCGTCGGCAACGGTGAAAAAGTCGTGGGCCTCCGTTACGAGGATCGTCAGACGAAGAAAGAGCACGAGGAAAAACTCGATGGCATTTTCGTTCAGATCGGTCTTTCGCCCAACAGCGGCTTTATCAAGGACATCGTGACTGTGAACCGCTTCGGCGAAATCATCGTCGATGAAAAAGGCCGCACCTCGATGCCTGGCATCTATGCCGCTGGGGATGTGACCACGGTCCCCTACAAGCAGATTGTGATCGCCATGGGCGAAGGAGCCAAGGTTGCTCTGGCCGCATTTGAAGACCGCATGCGCGGTGAAATATGA
- a CDS encoding TatD family hydrolase — protein MLPWMDAHCHLTSRFHPEPLPGVLASLHEAGCQGFILGGVDPLDWQEQLDIPASPLRMIYGFGMHPWSVQAREDAQLEEDFKTLETMLPKAGALGECGVDFFRCKSEDERQKQSHWFERQLELAAAQNKPLILHIVRAHHEALRLMKPYAGRLTGMVHSFWANHQTAQSWLDLGFYLSVPPRIMKLDNHGLLQYVPQDRILFESDSPEVFENGSASDPRLALDVMKHVAWTQCIPVDRILEQQNQNLFRLFPSLNDIHKSL, from the coding sequence ATGCTGCCATGGATGGATGCACACTGTCACTTAACCAGCCGCTTTCATCCCGAGCCTTTGCCGGGAGTACTGGCATCGCTGCATGAAGCGGGCTGCCAGGGCTTTATCCTGGGAGGCGTCGATCCCCTGGATTGGCAGGAGCAACTCGATATCCCCGCCTCGCCTTTGCGGATGATCTATGGCTTTGGCATGCATCCCTGGTCCGTGCAGGCCCGCGAGGACGCGCAGCTCGAAGAGGATTTCAAAACCCTGGAAACCATGCTCCCCAAGGCCGGCGCTTTAGGGGAATGCGGTGTCGATTTTTTTCGCTGCAAGTCCGAGGACGAGCGGCAGAAGCAAAGTCATTGGTTCGAGCGTCAGCTGGAACTGGCGGCCGCTCAGAATAAACCGCTTATTCTTCACATCGTAAGGGCCCATCACGAAGCCCTGCGTCTGATGAAACCCTATGCGGGCCGCCTGACGGGAATGGTCCATAGCTTCTGGGCCAACCATCAGACGGCTCAATCGTGGCTCGACCTTGGCTTTTATTTATCGGTGCCACCGCGCATCATGAAGCTCGATAATCACGGGCTGCTTCAGTACGTGCCCCAGGATCGCATCCTCTTCGAATCGGATAGTCCCGAGGTCTTCGAAAACGGTTCGGCGTCGGATCCCCGCCTCGCCCTGGATGTGATGAAGCATGTAGCATGGACGCAATGTATACCTGTAGACAGAATTCTGGAGCAGCAAAATCAGAACCTTTTCCGCCTCTTCCCAAGCCTAAATGACATCCATAAATCCCTGTAG
- a CDS encoding PilZ domain-containing protein has translation MSIDEASLELIQECVQRKSPVFFSASEVNIVFQTHIMVIKNRSIVLANTVPPEHITAVAQSQQYFLKIHAVRFVSDRITTDGVHILFPLEGLRLIEDSRSAKRFMFDASERVVMEVVNPIDQETVLRKAILDMSTTGLSIRTPMQSKLYSPGQRFEKMKIIMDGKVYNEVDGHVVYQQTFLNQKGKSYCQVGFKFDNAP, from the coding sequence ATGTCCATTGATGAAGCTTCGCTAGAATTGATCCAGGAATGCGTCCAACGCAAGTCGCCGGTATTTTTTTCGGCCAGCGAAGTGAACATCGTTTTCCAAACCCATATCATGGTGATCAAAAACCGCTCGATCGTCCTGGCGAATACCGTTCCGCCCGAACACATCACGGCGGTGGCGCAATCCCAGCAGTATTTTCTGAAGATCCATGCGGTCCGCTTCGTTTCGGATCGCATCACGACCGATGGCGTTCATATCCTTTTCCCACTGGAAGGCTTGCGCCTGATCGAAGACAGCCGCAGCGCCAAGCGTTTCATGTTTGATGCGAGCGAGCGCGTGGTGATGGAAGTGGTCAATCCCATTGACCAGGAAACCGTCCTGCGCAAAGCCATCCTCGATATGTCCACCACCGGGCTGTCCATCCGCACGCCCATGCAGTCCAAGCTCTATTCACCCGGCCAGCGCTTTGAGAAGATGAAAATCATCATGGATGGCAAGGTGTACAATGAAGTCGACGGCCACGTCGTCTATCAGCAGACCTTCCTGAATCAGAAGGGCAAGAGCTATTGCCAGGTGGGTTTCAAGTTCGATAACGCTCCCTGA
- the ahpC gene encoding alkyl hydroperoxide reductase subunit C gives MITLINSKVPDFKVQAYHNDKFVTVSQNDLKGKWSIFFFYPADFTFVCPTELGDMADKYAQFKELGVEIYSVSTDTHFTHKAWHDASDTIKKIKFPMLADPTGHLSRAFGVHIEEEGLAYRGTFLVNPEGQIKLAEVNDNGIGRNADELFRKVQAAQYVASHDGEVCPAKWTPGEKTLKPGLNLVGKI, from the coding sequence ATGATTACACTCATCAATTCGAAAGTTCCAGATTTCAAAGTCCAGGCTTATCACAATGACAAGTTTGTTACCGTGTCGCAGAACGATCTGAAAGGCAAATGGTCGATCTTCTTCTTCTATCCAGCGGACTTCACCTTCGTGTGTCCTACCGAGCTGGGTGACATGGCTGACAAATACGCTCAATTCAAAGAACTGGGCGTGGAAATCTATTCGGTGAGCACCGACACGCATTTCACCCACAAGGCGTGGCATGATGCTTCGGATACCATCAAGAAAATCAAGTTCCCCATGCTGGCCGACCCCACCGGTCACCTGTCGCGCGCTTTCGGTGTGCACATTGAAGAAGAAGGCCTCGCTTACCGCGGCACCTTCCTTGTGAACCCTGAAGGCCAAATCAAACTGGCTGAAGTCAACGACAACGGCATCGGCCGTAACGCTGACGAACTCTTCCGCAAAGTGCAAGCGGCTCAGTATGTCGCTTCCCATGACGGCGAAGTCTGTCCTGCGAAATGGACACCAGGCGAGAAAACTCTGAAGCCTGGTCTGAACCTCGTCGGTAAAATCTAA